One genomic region from Spirulina subsalsa PCC 9445 encodes:
- a CDS encoding PhoX family protein: MGIKRRDFLAFLGASAGTVALGSMGTQKGVTMPFNMEMAASPGGIGFNPVKLPMPLETGSIEAYKTVALADDLVLPQGFTYDVIAAWGDRVGNSRFGYNNDYISFLETSPNEGYLTVSFEYISGNTWRQTYPMVIGDNLALTEVHQQGSMDAFSLPQGDDLKGKVTAIAEEMMIDMGLGVISLRRNGDGTWSRTYSSTDRRITGISGLKDGHYLQSTGPAVAVFNKTNKLGYEDGLKDKIIGTFANCAGGTSPWGTVFSAEENFQNQVYEPVMADGSSFPPSQKTFQIHEDDDHGCGNPLGLAGNKYGWMVEIDPANPNDYGTKHTWLGRYRHEAVGFLVQAGKKLGIYSGCDRRGGHLYKFVSQETVRNVKDKANSRLLNDGMLYGAKFNPDGTGRWIALNPDTPVNPVLPSQVSGGMVPLPNPNRPAGDIIRVTADQEAIAFKQQFKTLGDLYTGNATEKQGAILIDAHFAANAAGITCTARPEDTIVDSQGTLYIAFTSGVPGSDGSPDKAVFQGPNGDSQYEHGWIVKLQESGNDPAAMTFRWEILSLGGEPATGGAGFSNPDNIELDQAGHVWMVSDMSTTSQNKAVPSRVKDGQPLPTKDLVGLFGNNSIWYIPTSGSHAGEAYPFGVGPMECECTGPFFSPDQQTLFLAVQHPGEIHGVRLNGQSETRPFAMTTPDGTEFMQQRTVPLGSNWPGKRPNDPPKPAVVAIRRVNNQPIT; this comes from the coding sequence ATGGGTATTAAACGTCGTGACTTTTTAGCATTTTTAGGGGCTAGTGCGGGAACCGTTGCCTTGGGGTCTATGGGGACTCAAAAGGGCGTGACCATGCCCTTTAACATGGAAATGGCGGCTAGTCCGGGAGGGATTGGCTTTAATCCCGTCAAGCTCCCCATGCCCTTGGAAACGGGCAGTATCGAGGCCTATAAAACGGTTGCCTTGGCGGATGATTTGGTGTTGCCTCAAGGGTTTACTTATGATGTGATTGCGGCTTGGGGCGATCGCGTCGGAAATTCCCGTTTCGGCTACAACAATGACTATATCTCCTTTCTGGAGACTAGCCCCAATGAGGGATATTTAACCGTCAGTTTTGAATACATTAGTGGCAATACATGGCGGCAAACCTACCCGATGGTCATTGGGGATAATCTAGCCTTAACAGAAGTTCACCAGCAGGGTTCAATGGATGCCTTTTCCTTACCCCAAGGCGATGATTTAAAAGGCAAAGTGACCGCCATTGCCGAAGAAATGATGATCGATATGGGGTTAGGGGTGATCAGCCTCCGTCGCAATGGGGACGGGACATGGAGCCGCACCTATAGTTCCACGGATCGGCGAATTACGGGGATTTCTGGCCTTAAAGATGGCCATTATCTCCAATCCACTGGCCCGGCGGTTGCCGTGTTTAATAAGACCAATAAATTGGGCTATGAGGACGGTTTAAAGGACAAAATTATTGGCACCTTTGCCAACTGTGCCGGGGGAACCTCTCCTTGGGGAACCGTATTTTCTGCCGAGGAAAATTTCCAAAACCAAGTCTATGAACCTGTGATGGCCGATGGTTCCTCCTTCCCCCCCAGTCAAAAAACCTTTCAAATCCACGAGGATGATGATCATGGCTGCGGGAATCCCTTGGGACTGGCAGGGAATAAGTACGGTTGGATGGTGGAAATCGATCCCGCCAATCCCAATGATTACGGCACCAAACACACTTGGTTAGGGCGCTACCGCCACGAAGCGGTTGGATTCTTGGTTCAAGCGGGGAAAAAGTTGGGGATTTATTCTGGGTGCGATCGCCGGGGTGGTCACTTATATAAATTTGTCTCACAGGAAACTGTCCGCAACGTCAAGGACAAAGCCAATTCCCGCCTCCTGAATGATGGGATGTTATACGGAGCCAAATTTAACCCCGATGGAACCGGGCGCTGGATTGCCTTAAATCCTGATACCCCTGTGAATCCCGTTTTACCCAGTCAAGTGAGTGGGGGGATGGTTCCTCTACCCAACCCCAACCGCCCAGCGGGGGATATTATCCGGGTGACGGCAGACCAAGAGGCGATCGCCTTTAAACAACAATTCAAAACCCTAGGCGACCTCTACACAGGCAACGCCACCGAGAAACAGGGAGCCATCCTCATTGACGCTCACTTTGCCGCCAATGCCGCCGGAATCACCTGTACAGCGCGCCCAGAAGACACCATCGTAGACTCCCAAGGCACCCTTTATATTGCCTTCACCTCCGGAGTCCCCGGCAGTGATGGCAGCCCGGATAAAGCCGTTTTCCAAGGCCCCAACGGCGACAGCCAATATGAACATGGCTGGATTGTCAAACTGCAAGAAAGCGGCAACGATCCCGCCGCTATGACCTTTCGCTGGGAAATCCTCTCTTTAGGGGGTGAACCTGCCACCGGAGGCGCGGGTTTTTCCAATCCTGACAACATTGAACTCGACCAAGCGGGTCATGTGTGGATGGTGAGCGATATGTCCACCACTAGCCAAAATAAAGCCGTCCCCAGTCGGGTCAAAGACGGTCAGCCCTTACCCACCAAGGATTTAGTTGGGCTATTTGGCAATAATTCCATCTGGTACATTCCCACCTCTGGCAGCCATGCCGGGGAAGCCTATCCCTTTGGAGTCGGGCCGATGGAATGTGAATGCACCGGCCCCTTTTTCTCCCCAGACCAGCAAACCCTTTTCCTCGCAGTACAACATCCGGGGGAAATTCATGGGGTGCGGCTGAATGGGCAATCGGAAACCCGTCCCTTTGCTATGACCACACCGGACGGAACGGAATTTATGCAGCAACGCACTGTTCCCCTTGGTTCTAATTGGCCGGGTAAACGTCCCAATGACCCCCCAAAACCGGCCGTCGTGGCCATTCGTCGGGTCAATAACCAGCCCATCACCTGA